The DNA sequence AAGAATAACGTCTCTACAAAAACACCGACCCATGCAAACACTGACGCATGAAGACACCAGCGCATGCGCTGATGCTACCCGTTATTGCTCCATCACCTCCTTCAAATTACCCAATCCTTCCTGAAAATCCTTGCCGATCATTTGCTCCAAATCCATGAACAATAACAACGAATTGGTCGGGTATGGCATATGTCCTTTCATCCCCCACTTGACCAATGTTCCACCGTCCTGTGCTTCGGTGGTGAAATAAACAGGGCTTTTGGATTCGAAAGGTTCGGTGAAGCTGATTTCAATATCCACCCGTTCGTTCGGGATGATGTTGGTGATTTCCTGTGTGCCCGCACCGACATCAGGATTTTCACTTTTCCACGAGGCGGTGAAGCCGACGGTGCCGTCTGTGCCTGTATAAGTGTGTTGGGCGTTGGGATCTTTATCCACCCAAGTGCCCCACTCCTCTTGCAGGTGCTTGATGTGAACCACATAATCAAAAACCTCCGCAACAGGTCGATTGATTTTGATCTGCTTCTCTACGGCATAATCCTTTTCAATGAACAGGCCTGTAACCAAAGGAAAGGCGATGATGACAAGGACGATGATCAGAATGCTTTTGAAGAATGTTTTCATGGTAGTGGTGAATTGGTCTTTTGAGGTTAAGTGGAAATGCCACG is a window from the Persicobacter psychrovividus genome containing:
- a CDS encoding SRPBCC family protein, whose amino-acid sequence is MKTFFKSILIIVLVIIAFPLVTGLFIEKDYAVEKQIKINRPVAEVFDYVVHIKHLQEEWGTWVDKDPNAQHTYTGTDGTVGFTASWKSENPDVGAGTQEITNIIPNERVDIEISFTEPFESKSPVYFTTEAQDGGTLVKWGMKGHMPYPTNSLLLFMDLEQMIGKDFQEGLGNLKEVMEQ